From a region of the Myxococcales bacterium genome:
- a CDS encoding redoxin domain-containing protein has protein sequence MYRQAQLEKYSLLLFGFLLLAFSGSAWALDADLTGQPSMGPEKAPVQVVEFSDFQCPHCAKMAPVLHEVVKQYGDLVRMTVVSLAAPAHPYAEPAAELALTAAEHGKYWEAYLQLFGHQNDLGMPYFLQLGKQLGIPEAELQANLAGGKHRAQLKANFMMALRDLNLEATPTVFINDTRIEGAKSADTYRYYINEALKEKKIASPVGEVAKPAEAAGPKPVVVPLDMIFPVPQMAPRDSRLKVKVGDPAPDFELPSIIPGNTVKLSAYRGRKNVVLSFVPAAWTPQCSAQWPEYNEYKKQFDQLNTEIIGITVDNVPTLFSWTVSMGRPWFDVVSDFWPHGQVAARYGILRTNGVSERAVFVIDKTGVIRYIDIHDINTRPDIQVLLDELKKLPQ, from the coding sequence GTGTATCGCCAGGCTCAATTAGAAAAATATTCGTTGCTTCTATTCGGCTTTCTGCTCCTCGCTTTCTCGGGTTCGGCCTGGGCGCTCGACGCCGATCTGACCGGCCAGCCCTCCATGGGGCCGGAGAAAGCCCCGGTGCAGGTGGTGGAATTTTCCGATTTCCAATGCCCGCATTGCGCCAAAATGGCTCCGGTGCTGCACGAAGTGGTCAAGCAATACGGCGATCTGGTCAGAATGACCGTGGTCAGTCTGGCGGCGCCGGCCCATCCGTATGCCGAACCGGCCGCCGAACTGGCCCTGACCGCCGCCGAGCACGGCAAATACTGGGAGGCCTACCTCCAGTTGTTCGGCCATCAAAACGACCTGGGCATGCCGTACTTCCTGCAATTGGGCAAACAACTGGGGATTCCCGAAGCCGAACTGCAGGCGAATCTGGCCGGCGGCAAGCACCGCGCGCAACTCAAAGCCAACTTCATGATGGCTTTGCGCGATTTGAATCTCGAAGCCACGCCGACGGTCTTCATCAACGACACCCGCATCGAAGGGGCGAAATCGGCGGACACCTATCGCTACTACATCAATGAAGCCTTGAAGGAAAAGAAAATCGCCAGCCCGGTCGGGGAAGTCGCCAAACCGGCAGAGGCCGCGGGCCCCAAACCGGTTGTCGTGCCGCTCGACATGATCTTTCCGGTGCCGCAGATGGCGCCGCGCGATTCGCGGTTGAAGGTGAAGGTCGGCGACCCGGCGCCCGACTTCGAGTTGCCGTCGATCATTCCCGGCAACACGGTGAAATTGTCCGCCTACCGGGGGCGGAAAAACGTCGTGCTGTCCTTTGTGCCGGCGGCCTGGACGCCCCAATGCAGTGCGCAATGGCCGGAATACAACGAATACAAAAAGCAGTTCGACCAGTTGAATACCGAAATCATCGGCATTACCGTCGATAACGTTCCGACCTTGTTTTCCTGGACCGTCTCGATGGGGCGGCCCTGGTTCGACGTGGTGTCGGATTTCTGGCCGCACGGCCAGGTCGCGGCTCGTTATGGGATCTTGCGCACGAACGGCGTGAGTGAGCGCGCTGTTTTTGTGATTGATAAAACCGGCGTGATCCGGTACATCGATATCCATGACATCAACACGCGGCCCGATATCCAGGTGCTGTTGGACGAACTGAAAAAATTGCCGCAATAG
- a CDS encoding chemotaxis protein CheA: MQVKTSGSLIDHLGSILLTADPSDIPTLGEALGALDQLEADLSGNRPIQSLLQNFRALLNSIILGESAAPAEDLNRLLEILTAIQTAAGKNPPVDSPKATVSPSTPQEFALPEWVEEKTFLDFMKSQKLNLEEIEGLILSLEQGDAEPIAEFRRRMHTLKGEAGVIGLDDLASVCHAVEDLLAESPLSAEIIDRLLQTKDWISKSFDNYLQFRQPEPPAATIVARLKSTPPEPEPAAIIPPATAPADSSDNSPVELTLPEDSENLAMLGEFLAESEDGLSQADQTLLRIESDGPDPEKINLLFRIFHSLKGVAGFLGLHAVEGLAHKTETMLNKVRQSEITLENEVLDLVFDATAMMRELMRLIKACLQECKSCVLGPEDYSLLIGKLETVAEGSAAAPAILPAAEPGSRIGEILRQEPFAVAPEAIEAALERQQETGNKLGEELIAEGAATPKQVAQALRTQNQAEATAKTGKLRETIKVDIERVENLMEMVGELVIVESMVVHDPDLRDLRSERITKHLSQLTKITKDLQTITMSMRMVPVRDVFQKMARLVRDLSRKNGKNVALELRGEATEMDRSMVEKISDPLVHMIRNAVDHGLESVVERQAAGKDPQGRVVLAAYHEGGNIVIEIGDDGRGLNKEAILQKALKQGLVRAGDNLADHDIYNLIFLPGFSTAQQVTAISGRGVGMDVVKRNLEAMRGRINIVSTPGRGTTFKMILPLTLAIIDGMLITCGPEEYIIPTLSIIESIQPSRDMLSTLYGRMEFINLRDSIMPLVRVSDLFHIGAAKKDPTEALIVIVESMDRRLGLMIDDVLTQQQVVIKNLASSMGDSKYFSGAAILSDGRVGLILNIDEIGRMAAEKRRGASREYQTTWN; the protein is encoded by the coding sequence ATGCAAGTTAAAACATCCGGCTCGCTCATCGACCATCTGGGCTCCATCCTGCTCACCGCCGATCCATCCGACATCCCTACCCTGGGAGAAGCCCTGGGCGCGTTGGATCAACTGGAAGCGGATCTCTCCGGCAACCGGCCAATCCAATCGCTGCTCCAAAATTTTCGCGCCTTGTTGAATTCCATCATCCTCGGCGAATCGGCCGCTCCGGCCGAAGATCTGAACCGACTGCTGGAAATTCTCACCGCCATCCAAACCGCCGCCGGGAAAAATCCGCCGGTCGATTCGCCAAAAGCCACCGTCTCTCCATCCACTCCCCAGGAATTTGCCCTGCCGGAATGGGTTGAAGAAAAAACCTTTCTGGATTTTATGAAGAGCCAGAAATTGAACCTCGAGGAAATCGAGGGCCTGATACTTTCCCTGGAGCAGGGCGATGCCGAACCAATCGCCGAGTTCCGCCGCCGCATGCACACTTTAAAAGGCGAAGCCGGCGTCATCGGCCTGGACGACCTGGCGTCGGTCTGCCACGCGGTCGAGGATTTGTTGGCCGAAAGCCCGCTGAGCGCGGAAATCATCGATCGCCTGTTGCAAACCAAGGACTGGATCAGCAAATCGTTCGACAACTACCTCCAATTCCGCCAGCCCGAGCCGCCGGCCGCGACGATTGTCGCCAGGCTGAAAAGCACGCCCCCTGAACCGGAACCGGCTGCGATCATCCCGCCCGCAACGGCGCCGGCCGATTCTTCCGATAACTCGCCGGTTGAACTTACCTTGCCCGAGGACTCGGAAAATCTCGCCATGTTGGGTGAATTTCTCGCCGAAAGCGAGGATGGCCTCTCCCAAGCCGACCAAACCCTGCTGCGGATCGAATCGGACGGTCCCGATCCGGAAAAAATCAATCTGTTGTTCCGCATCTTCCATTCGCTCAAAGGCGTGGCGGGTTTCCTGGGTCTGCACGCGGTGGAGGGTCTGGCGCACAAAACCGAAACCATGCTCAACAAGGTTCGCCAAAGCGAAATCACCTTGGAAAACGAAGTGCTGGATCTGGTTTTTGACGCTACGGCGATGATGCGCGAACTGATGCGCCTCATCAAAGCCTGCCTGCAGGAATGCAAATCCTGCGTCCTGGGCCCCGAGGATTACTCGCTCTTGATCGGGAAACTCGAAACGGTGGCCGAAGGCAGTGCCGCCGCCCCGGCCATCCTTCCCGCCGCCGAACCCGGCTCGCGGATCGGAGAAATCCTCCGGCAGGAGCCCTTCGCGGTGGCTCCCGAAGCCATCGAAGCCGCGTTGGAGCGGCAACAGGAGACGGGCAACAAATTGGGGGAGGAATTGATCGCCGAAGGCGCCGCGACTCCCAAACAGGTCGCGCAAGCCTTGCGCACCCAGAACCAGGCCGAGGCGACCGCCAAGACCGGCAAGCTGCGCGAAACGATCAAGGTGGACATCGAGCGCGTCGAAAACCTGATGGAAATGGTCGGCGAGTTGGTCATCGTCGAATCGATGGTCGTACACGATCCGGACCTGCGCGACCTGCGATCGGAGCGCATCACCAAGCACCTCAGCCAATTAACCAAAATTACCAAGGATTTACAAACCATCACCATGAGCATGCGGATGGTGCCCGTCCGCGACGTGTTTCAGAAAATGGCGCGCCTGGTGCGGGACCTTTCCCGGAAGAACGGCAAAAACGTCGCGCTGGAATTGCGCGGCGAGGCCACTGAAATGGACCGCAGCATGGTGGAAAAGATCAGCGATCCGTTGGTCCATATGATCCGCAACGCCGTGGATCACGGCTTGGAATCCGTGGTCGAGCGCCAGGCCGCCGGCAAGGATCCACAAGGCCGCGTGGTGCTGGCGGCCTACCACGAAGGCGGCAATATCGTCATCGAAATCGGCGATGACGGCCGCGGCCTGAACAAGGAGGCTATCCTGCAAAAAGCGCTCAAGCAGGGATTGGTGCGGGCCGGCGACAATCTCGCCGATCACGATATCTACAATTTGATTTTCCTGCCGGGATTTTCCACCGCGCAGCAGGTGACGGCCATCTCGGGACGCGGTGTCGGCATGGACGTGGTCAAACGCAACCTCGAGGCCATGCGCGGACGCATCAACATCGTTTCCACTCCCGGCCGCGGCACGACGTTCAAAATGATCCTGCCGCTGACCCTGGCGATCATCGACGGCATGCTGATCACCTGCGGCCCGGAGGAATACATCATCCCCACCCTTTCCATCATCGAATCGATTCAACCGTCCCGCGACATGCTCTCGACCCTTTACGGGCGGATGGAATTCATCAATCTGCGCGACTCGATCATGCCGCTGGTGCGGGTCAGCGACCTGTTCCACATCGGCGCGGCGAAAAAAGACCCGACCGAGGCGTTGATCGTGATCGTCGAAAGCATGGATCGCCGCCTCGGCCTGATGATCGACGACGTACTCACCCAGCAACAGGTGGTGATCAAGAACCTGGCCTCCTCGATGGGCGACAGCAAATATTTTTCCGGCGCCGCGATCCTCTCGGACGGCCGCGTCGGATTGATTTTAAATATCGACGAAATCGGCAGAATGGCCGCCGAGAAGCGGCGGGGCGCCTCGCGGGAATACCAAACAACTTGGAATTGA
- a CDS encoding purine-binding chemotaxis protein CheW — protein MAAESETIRAATALGSSLAGKYMTFKLGGEEYGLEILEVREIIGLMTITRVPKTTAYIRGIINLRGKVIPVLDLRLKFGMEKAEATDQTVIIVVQHVVGEQNITMGFLVDEVLEVLDVKSEQIEPPPDFGDASINTDFILGVGKADKRVIFLLDIGQVLSVEETHEVAEINAGTPQ, from the coding sequence ATGGCCGCCGAATCGGAAACGATCCGCGCCGCCACCGCCCTGGGCAGTTCGCTCGCCGGCAAGTACATGACCTTCAAGCTTGGCGGCGAGGAGTACGGCCTCGAGATCCTCGAGGTGCGGGAAATCATCGGGCTGATGACCATCACCCGGGTTCCCAAAACCACCGCGTACATCCGCGGCATCATCAACCTGCGCGGCAAGGTGATTCCGGTGTTGGACCTGCGGTTGAAGTTCGGCATGGAAAAGGCCGAGGCCACCGACCAGACCGTCATCATCGTCGTGCAGCACGTCGTCGGCGAACAGAACATCACCATGGGCTTTCTGGTCGACGAAGTGCTCGAGGTGCTGGACGTCAAGTCCGAGCAGATCGAACCGCCGCCGGATTTCGGCGACGCTTCGATCAACACCGACTTCATTCTGGGCGTCGGCAAGGCCGACAAACGGGTCATTTTTCTCCTCGACATCGGCCAGGTTCTTTCGGTCGAGGAAACGCATGAAGTGGCGGAAATAAACGCGGGTACGCCGCAATAA
- a CDS encoding HAMP domain-containing protein — MFRNMKIAKRLMLAFAMIVVLLTIISVLSITRLSEVNKCTVIITEDRYPKTTWANDVIKGINEAARALRNALLTGDPKVMEEELERLDAIGKKVTAAMDNLEKTLKSADGKKLLEEIAASREKYYQARKTYLQHLKAGEKEAATTVIFGELRTAQNKYIESAEKLIKFQSDAMDESAKDAAAIYASARTIVIALSVIAILAAMGLGFWLSASITKPLSQCVDAAGRVAQGDLNFSLETDRADETGQLMQSMQEMIERIKTMVDEVDMLSAAAVQGKLAVRADANKQEGDFRKIVQGVNDTLDAVIGPLNVAAKYVDRISKGDIPAKITDSYNGDFNEIKNNLNQCIEAVNLLVIDANALSDAAIEGRLDTRAEAGKHQGDFRKIVQGVNETLDSLVGHIDNIPSPVMIVDRDFTVRYMNKAGAGAGGMTKQQVVGTKCYDFFKTSDCRTAKCACSRAMSEKRNASSETDAHPGSLNLDIAYVGAPIADRHGNIVGALEIVTDQTAIKQAARLAAKTADYQAQEVKKLTEGLNKMAAGNLDFHLDAAAGDSDTEAVKRNFTVICEAVNTSVKAVKSLAKDAQELAQAAIEGKLATRADADKHQGDFRKIVQGVNDTLDAVIQPINEAAQALERLAERDLTARVHGNYNGDLAKIKNSVNTMAEALHESISQVSLAVEQISSAAGQIAKSSQSVAQGASEQASSVEETSSSLEELTSMTQQNTDNTKQAKGMAAEANGAAQTGGQAMNKMLDAMGKIRSSSENTMAIIKDINDIAFQTNLLALNAAVEAARAGEAGRGFAVVAEEVRNLAQRSKEAAKKTEDLIKESAKLAAGGEVISTDVNSHLSRIMEAAGKVASIIEEIAAASQEQTAGLDQVNKAISQIDTVTQQNAANSEESSSAAEELSGQAQELAALVGTFKISATSEAKRPLKAAPVLKAAPAPAAMAAGKKRTNGNGHASKDNRIALRPEDLIPLDNDPDLREF, encoded by the coding sequence ATGTTTCGGAATATGAAAATCGCCAAACGACTGATGCTGGCTTTCGCGATGATCGTCGTGTTGCTGACGATCATCAGCGTTCTTTCAATTACTCGCTTGAGTGAGGTCAACAAATGCACGGTGATCATCACCGAGGATCGCTACCCGAAAACCACCTGGGCGAACGACGTCATCAAGGGCATCAACGAAGCGGCCCGCGCGCTGCGCAACGCCTTGTTGACCGGCGACCCCAAGGTGATGGAAGAGGAACTGGAACGGCTGGACGCGATCGGTAAAAAAGTGACCGCCGCGATGGATAATCTGGAAAAAACGCTGAAGTCGGCCGATGGCAAAAAACTGTTGGAGGAAATCGCCGCAAGCCGGGAAAAATACTACCAAGCGCGTAAAACCTATCTCCAACACCTGAAAGCCGGAGAAAAGGAAGCCGCGACGACGGTGATTTTCGGCGAGTTGCGCACGGCTCAGAATAAATACATCGAGTCCGCCGAAAAATTGATCAAATTTCAATCCGACGCCATGGACGAATCCGCCAAGGACGCGGCCGCGATTTACGCCTCGGCGCGAACGATTGTGATCGCCTTGAGCGTGATCGCGATCCTGGCCGCCATGGGTCTGGGCTTCTGGTTGTCCGCCAGCATCACCAAGCCGCTCTCGCAATGCGTCGACGCCGCCGGCCGCGTGGCGCAAGGCGACCTGAATTTCTCGCTGGAGACCGACCGGGCCGACGAGACCGGCCAACTCATGCAAAGCATGCAGGAGATGATCGAGCGGATCAAAACGATGGTGGACGAGGTGGACATGCTTTCCGCCGCCGCGGTCCAGGGCAAACTGGCGGTCCGCGCCGACGCCAATAAGCAGGAGGGCGATTTCCGTAAGATCGTCCAGGGCGTCAACGACACGCTCGACGCCGTCATCGGCCCGCTCAACGTCGCCGCGAAGTACGTCGACCGGATTTCCAAGGGCGACATCCCCGCGAAGATCACCGACAGCTACAACGGCGACTTCAACGAAATCAAAAACAACCTCAACCAGTGCATCGAGGCCGTCAACCTGCTGGTCATCGATGCCAATGCCCTCAGCGACGCCGCGATCGAGGGGCGCTTGGATACGCGGGCCGAGGCCGGCAAACACCAAGGCGACTTCCGTAAAATCGTCCAGGGCGTCAACGAAACGTTGGATTCCCTGGTCGGTCACATCGACAACATCCCGTCGCCGGTCATGATCGTCGACCGGGATTTCACCGTGCGATACATGAACAAAGCCGGCGCCGGGGCCGGCGGAATGACCAAACAGCAAGTCGTGGGTACGAAATGCTACGACTTCTTCAAGACCTCCGACTGCCGGACGGCGAAATGCGCTTGCAGCCGCGCGATGTCCGAAAAACGAAACGCCAGCAGCGAAACCGACGCGCATCCCGGCTCACTCAACCTGGATATCGCCTATGTCGGCGCGCCCATCGCCGATCGGCACGGCAATATCGTCGGCGCGCTCGAAATCGTCACCGACCAAACCGCGATCAAACAAGCGGCGCGACTGGCGGCGAAAACCGCCGACTACCAAGCCCAGGAAGTCAAAAAGCTGACCGAGGGACTGAATAAAATGGCGGCGGGCAACCTGGACTTCCACCTGGACGCGGCGGCCGGCGACAGCGATACCGAGGCCGTAAAGCGCAATTTCACGGTCATCTGCGAGGCCGTCAACACGAGCGTGAAGGCCGTGAAGTCGCTGGCCAAGGACGCGCAGGAGCTGGCTCAAGCCGCGATTGAGGGCAAACTGGCTACGCGCGCCGACGCCGACAAGCACCAGGGCGATTTCCGCAAGATCGTCCAGGGCGTCAACGACACCCTCGACGCCGTCATTCAACCGATCAACGAGGCCGCCCAGGCTCTGGAACGGCTGGCGGAACGCGACCTCACCGCGCGCGTCCACGGCAACTACAACGGCGATCTCGCCAAAATCAAGAATTCGGTCAACACCATGGCCGAGGCGCTGCACGAGTCGATTTCGCAAGTGTCGCTGGCCGTGGAACAGATTTCCTCGGCGGCCGGCCAGATCGCCAAGTCGAGCCAGTCCGTCGCGCAAGGCGCTTCCGAACAGGCCAGTTCGGTCGAGGAGACCTCCAGCAGCCTGGAAGAACTGACCAGCATGACGCAGCAAAACACCGACAACACCAAACAGGCCAAGGGCATGGCGGCCGAGGCCAACGGCGCGGCGCAGACCGGCGGCCAGGCAATGAACAAGATGCTCGACGCCATGGGCAAGATCCGCAGTTCTTCCGAAAACACCATGGCCATCATCAAGGACATCAACGATATCGCCTTCCAGACCAACCTGCTGGCGCTCAACGCCGCGGTGGAAGCGGCACGGGCCGGCGAGGCCGGGCGCGGTTTCGCGGTCGTGGCCGAGGAAGTGCGCAACCTGGCGCAGCGGTCCAAGGAAGCGGCGAAGAAGACCGAGGATCTGATCAAGGAATCGGCGAAACTGGCGGCGGGCGGCGAGGTCATCTCGACCGACGTCAACAGTCACCTCAGCCGGATCATGGAAGCGGCCGGCAAGGTCGCCAGCATCATCGAGGAAATCGCCGCGGCCAGCCAGGAGCAGACGGCCGGGTTGGACCAGGTCAACAAGGCGATCTCGCAGATCGACACGGTGACGCAACAAAACGCCGCCAACTCCGAGGAATCGTCCAGCGCCGCCGAGGAACTGTCCGGCCAGGCGCAGGAACTGGCCGCCCTCGTCGGCACGTTCAAAATCAGCGCCACCAGCGAAGCCAAGCGCCCGCTGAAAGCGGCTCCGGTCCTCAAGGCCGCGCCGGCGCCCGCGGCAATGGCCGCCGGCAAGAAAAGGACCAACGGCAACGGGCATGCGTCCAAGGACAACCGTATCGCCTTGCGACCGGAGGATCTGATTCCGCTGGATAATGATCCCGACCTGCGCGAGTTTTGA
- a CDS encoding methyltransferase domain-containing protein, with product MEARLFRKFTDLAYQHAGIALSDEKEALVSARVAKRIRALGLETEQQYIRHLEEESSGEELILFLDAISTNFTSFFREADHFQYLDELLRQWLAEGRRRLRLWCAAAATGEEPYSIAMVLREALGDSPADARLLATDISTHALSKAVAGVYESERLKPLTKQQSQTYFAYERQDERGTTWYRVSPALRELLVFKRLNLNQPPFPLNGPLDVVFCRNVMIYFDRRVRQRLIAEIERLLKPGGVLFIGHTETLSGLKHRFELVRPSVLRKPKGATA from the coding sequence ATGGAAGCGCGTTTGTTTCGGAAGTTCACCGATCTGGCGTATCAGCATGCCGGCATCGCACTGTCGGATGAAAAGGAAGCCCTGGTGTCCGCCCGGGTCGCCAAGCGCATTCGCGCGCTGGGATTGGAAACCGAGCAACAATATATCCGGCACCTGGAAGAGGAAAGCTCCGGTGAGGAATTGATCCTGTTCCTCGACGCGATCTCGACCAATTTCACCAGTTTTTTCCGCGAAGCCGACCACTTTCAATACCTGGACGAACTGCTGCGCCAATGGCTTGCCGAAGGCCGGCGCCGGCTGCGCCTGTGGTGCGCCGCGGCCGCGACCGGCGAGGAGCCCTACAGCATCGCAATGGTATTGCGCGAAGCGCTCGGCGATTCACCGGCCGATGCGCGCCTGCTGGCCACCGACATTTCAACCCATGCCCTGAGCAAGGCGGTCGCGGGCGTGTACGAATCCGAACGGCTGAAACCGCTGACGAAACAGCAATCGCAGACCTATTTCGCCTACGAGCGGCAGGACGAACGCGGCACCACCTGGTATCGCGTTTCGCCGGCGTTGCGGGAACTGTTGGTCTTCAAACGGCTGAACCTCAACCAACCGCCTTTTCCGCTGAACGGCCCGCTGGACGTCGTTTTCTGCCGCAACGTAATGATTTATTTCGACCGACGCGTCCGCCAGCGACTGATCGCGGAAATCGAGCGCCTGCTCAAACCGGGCGGCGTTCTGTTCATCGGGCACACCGAAACATTGTCCGGATTGAAGCATCGTTTCGAACTCGTGCGGCCTTCCGTATTGCGCAAACCCAAGGGAGCGACAGCGTGA
- a CDS encoding chemotaxis protein CheD: METSPATKLLTIEIADLQVSDDPDAVLVTYALGSCIAVMVYDPAKHIGGMIHYMLPLSKTNPAKAAEKPAMFADTGIPLLFERMYALGVQKKDLIVKVAGGGKLYDDNGMFDIGHRNYTILRKLFWKNNVLITAEDVGGAKSRTARLYLADGKVTIASQGEEVDL; this comes from the coding sequence ATGGAAACGAGTCCCGCGACGAAACTGCTGACGATCGAAATCGCCGACCTGCAGGTCTCCGACGACCCGGACGCCGTCCTGGTCACCTACGCCCTGGGATCCTGCATCGCCGTCATGGTTTACGATCCGGCCAAGCACATCGGCGGCATGATCCATTACATGCTGCCGTTGTCGAAAACCAATCCCGCCAAGGCCGCGGAAAAGCCGGCGATGTTCGCCGATACCGGCATTCCGTTGCTGTTCGAGCGGATGTACGCACTCGGCGTCCAGAAGAAAGACCTGATCGTCAAAGTGGCCGGCGGCGGCAAACTCTACGACGACAACGGCATGTTCGACATCGGCCATCGGAACTACACCATCCTGCGCAAGCTGTTTTGGAAAAACAACGTGCTGATCACCGCGGAGGATGTCGGCGGCGCCAAATCGCGCACAGCCCGGCTCTACCTGGCCGACGGCAAGGTGACCATCGCCAGCCAGGGCGAAGAGGTGGATCTATGA
- a CDS encoding HDOD domain-containing protein — MPILQMLSRLQSLPTLPGAVSQLSRLLADEDSDAADFEAVIKPDPALTANLLRLSNSAYFGRRTEIASVRQAIAVLGLRRVFELAAGVGFARAVPAYLPGYRLRAADFWRHSAAVAVLAERLARRIGLHKLDFVFTAGLLHDIGKLVIGAFLEEGFAEIRPLLDEESRTFLDAERTILQTDHTVVGELLARHWQLPETIVQTVRWHHEPERGDAPIRQLNDLVHMANGLAHSLGYGCDTGELSRREDPQAGLRLGLQVRTLEAVAAESAGAIEEMCGSFR; from the coding sequence ATGCCGATTCTCCAAATGCTGTCGCGCCTGCAAAGCCTCCCCACCCTGCCCGGCGCGGTGAGTCAATTAAGTCGCCTGCTCGCCGACGAAGACAGCGACGCCGCCGATTTCGAGGCCGTGATCAAGCCCGACCCCGCGTTGACCGCCAATCTGTTGCGCCTGAGCAATTCGGCCTATTTCGGCCGGCGGACGGAAATCGCTTCCGTCCGGCAGGCCATCGCCGTGCTGGGCTTGCGGCGCGTCTTCGAATTGGCCGCCGGCGTCGGTTTCGCGCGGGCGGTGCCGGCGTATCTGCCCGGGTATCGCCTCCGTGCGGCGGATTTCTGGCGCCACAGCGCGGCCGTCGCGGTGCTCGCCGAGCGCCTGGCGCGCCGGATCGGGCTGCACAAGCTGGATTTCGTGTTCACCGCCGGTCTGTTGCACGACATCGGCAAGCTGGTGATCGGCGCGTTTTTAGAGGAAGGCTTCGCCGAAATCCGGCCGTTGCTGGACGAAGAATCGCGCACCTTCCTCGACGCCGAGCGAACGATTTTGCAAACCGACCATACGGTGGTCGGCGAATTGCTGGCTCGCCACTGGCAACTGCCGGAAACGATCGTTCAAACGGTGCGCTGGCATCACGAACCCGAACGCGGCGACGCGCCGATCCGTCAGCTCAACGATCTGGTGCACATGGCCAACGGGTTGGCGCATTCCCTCGGTTACGGCTGCGACACCGGCGAATTGTCGCGCCGCGAGGATCCGCAAGCCGGGCTGCGTTTGGGATTGCAAGTCCGGACGTTGGAAGCGGTGGCCGCCGAATCGGCCGGGGCGATCGAGGAAATGTGCGGCTCGTTCCGCTAA
- a CDS encoding response regulator: protein MAFNILVVDDSEIIRTVIRKAIAISGLAVNEFHEAANGREALEMLQEKWIDIVLTDINMPIMDGVEMIRRMAADRLLQKLPVVIVSTERSQTRIAELLALGVRAYLKKPFRPEDFHAVITELLAGPREEVAHG, encoded by the coding sequence ATGGCGTTTAACATCCTGGTGGTCGATGATTCCGAAATCATCCGCACGGTGATCCGCAAGGCGATTGCGATTTCCGGGCTCGCGGTCAACGAATTTCACGAAGCCGCCAACGGCCGCGAAGCCCTGGAGATGCTGCAGGAAAAGTGGATCGACATCGTGCTCACCGACATCAACATGCCGATCATGGACGGCGTGGAAATGATTCGGCGCATGGCCGCGGATCGCCTGCTGCAAAAACTGCCGGTGGTCATCGTTTCGACGGAGCGCAGCCAGACGCGCATCGCCGAATTGCTGGCGCTCGGGGTTCGCGCCTATTTGAAAAAACCGTTTCGACCCGAGGATTTTCACGCGGTCATCACGGAACTGTTGGCCGGGCCGCGGGAGGAGGTCGCCCATGGCTGA
- a CDS encoding chemotaxis protein CheX has product MAEHPAVDVGLVAQRILEEAAFIFAEPAEDDAPLESPTINAQLDFRGPSNGRLLLRASPEFAVLLAANLLGVEPDEPDALTRRQGAVGEILNMIAGALMETLFGDEVTVHLGIPEIDAGLRPSATPAANRTVLLTEEEFPVEISLYWTA; this is encoded by the coding sequence ATGGCTGAGCATCCCGCCGTCGACGTCGGCCTGGTCGCCCAACGGATTCTCGAGGAAGCGGCGTTCATTTTCGCCGAGCCCGCCGAGGACGACGCGCCGCTGGAATCTCCGACGATCAACGCCCAACTGGATTTTCGCGGGCCGAGCAACGGTCGGCTGCTGCTTCGCGCCTCGCCCGAATTCGCCGTCCTGCTGGCGGCCAACCTGCTGGGCGTCGAGCCGGACGAGCCCGACGCGCTGACCAGACGGCAAGGCGCCGTAGGCGAGATCCTCAACATGATCGCCGGCGCACTAATGGAAACCCTCTTCGGCGACGAGGTCACCGTTCACCTCGGCATTCCCGAGATCGACGCCGGCCTCCGTCCGTCGGCGACGCCCGCCGCGAATCGGACCGTGCTGCTGACCGAGGAAGAATTCCCGGTGGAGATCAGTCTTTATTGGACTGCCTGA